A stretch of Castanea sativa cultivar Marrone di Chiusa Pesio chromosome 2, ASM4071231v1 DNA encodes these proteins:
- the LOC142623660 gene encoding F-box protein At4g35733-like isoform X2, translating into MSESVECSELPEELLRPIGKGLDTRMDILRFRGVCTSWRSAISSSDFIPRFPLNFPNPLPPPRRRRRLGWLAISHDEADHLHQQTVCLLHETILYRLTPSASSDKGWLIKVEDCKMHLLDPHRERYESESDSPNILPNNFVLLDYNTVELTRAHTLEIQSLIPIGRVNKVVTFNDCHVFVVYSDGKLGHAKCGDESLTCLGEKGMEFDDFIVYEGQVYVVDRFGIGWWIKINDSTLDLVKFWNPCGSDSLKTQKHLVESDGTIYIVERYLDREWRGRPYFCVVGFKVYKKNEWGEWVLEESLGDRAFILRSDCSLSVSTREFFGYEANCVYFTQQNRIHVFKLENNSITNADLKEDKVYNQTAL; encoded by the coding sequence ATGAGCGAGAGTGTGGAATGCTCGGAACTTCCTGAGGAACTGTTACGACCGATCGGCAAAGGCCTCGACACCCGCATGGACATTCTCCGATTCCGCGGCGTCTGTACATCATGGCGCTCCGCTATTTCGTCCTCCGACTTCATCCCTCGCTTCCCTCTCAATTTTCCCAACCCTTTGCCTCCGCCACGGCGGAGGCGAAGGCTAGGCTGGCTAGCTATATCGCATGATGAAGCTGACCATCTTCACCAGCAAACCGTATGCCTTCTCCACGAAACCATTCTCTATCGTCTTACTCCCTCAGCTTCTTCGGATAAGGGATGGTTGATCAAGGTTGAAGATTGCAAAATGCATCTTTTAGACCCACATCGAGAAAGGTACGAATCCGAATCCGATTCCCCCAATATTTTGCCAAACAACTTTGTTTTACTGGACTATAATACCGTCGAATTAACTAGAGCTCATACCCTTGAAATTCAAAGCCTCATTCCAATAGGGCGTGTTAATAAAGTTGTGACGTTCAACGACTGTCATGTTTTTGTTGTCTATAGTGACGGTAAATTAGGCCACGCAAAATGTGGGGATGAGAGTTTGACCTGTTTAGGTGAAAAGGGTATGGAATTCGATGATTTTATTGTGTATGAGGGCCAAGTCTATGTGGTTGATCGATTCGGAATAGGTTGGTggatcaaaatcaatgattCGACATTGGATTTGGTTAAATTCTGGAATCCTTGTGGGTCAGATTCTCTGAAGACACAGAAACATTTGGTGGAGTCGGACGGAACAATCTATATTGTTGAAAGATACCTTGATAGGGAATGGAGAGGCCGTCCTTATTTCTGTGTGGTTGGTTTCAAAGTGTATAAGAAGAATGAATGGGGTGAATGGGTTTTGGAGGAAAGCTTGGGTGATCGAGCTTTTATTCTACGTAGTGATTGTTCGCTTTCTGTTTCGACTAGAGAATTTTTCGGATACGAGGCAAATTGCGTTTACTTCACTCAGCAAAATCGAATTCATGTTTTCAAATTAGAGAATAACAGCATCACCAATGCAGATTTGAAAGAGGACAAAGTTTACAACCAAACCGCTTTGTAA
- the LOC142623660 gene encoding F-box protein At4g35733-like isoform X1, which yields MSESVECSELPEELLRPIGKGLDTRMDILRFRGVCTSWRSAISSSDFIPRFPLNFPNPLPPPRRRRRLGWLAISHDEADHLHQQTVCLLHETILYRLTPSASSDKGWLIKVEDCKMHLLDPHRERYESESDSPNILPNNFVLLDYNTVELTRAHTLEIQSLIPIGRVNKVVTFNDCHVFVVYSDGKLGHAKCGDESLTCLGEKGMEFDDFIVYEGQVYVVDRFGIGWWIKINDSTLDLVKFWNPCGSDSLKTQKHLVESDGTIYIVERYLDREWRGRPYFCVVGFKVYKKNEWGEWVLEESLGDRAFILRSDCSLSVSTREFFGYEANCVYFTQQNRIHVFKLENNSITNADLKEDKVYNQTALKHPPSGY from the exons ATGAGCGAGAGTGTGGAATGCTCGGAACTTCCTGAGGAACTGTTACGACCGATCGGCAAAGGCCTCGACACCCGCATGGACATTCTCCGATTCCGCGGCGTCTGTACATCATGGCGCTCCGCTATTTCGTCCTCCGACTTCATCCCTCGCTTCCCTCTCAATTTTCCCAACCCTTTGCCTCCGCCACGGCGGAGGCGAAGGCTAGGCTGGCTAGCTATATCGCATGATGAAGCTGACCATCTTCACCAGCAAACCGTATGCCTTCTCCACGAAACCATTCTCTATCGTCTTACTCCCTCAGCTTCTTCGGATAAGGGATGGTTGATCAAGGTTGAAGATTGCAAAATGCATCTTTTAGACCCACATCGAGAAAGGTACGAATCCGAATCCGATTCCCCCAATATTTTGCCAAACAACTTTGTTTTACTGGACTATAATACCGTCGAATTAACTAGAGCTCATACCCTTGAAATTCAAAGCCTCATTCCAATAGGGCGTGTTAATAAAGTTGTGACGTTCAACGACTGTCATGTTTTTGTTGTCTATAGTGACGGTAAATTAGGCCACGCAAAATGTGGGGATGAGAGTTTGACCTGTTTAGGTGAAAAGGGTATGGAATTCGATGATTTTATTGTGTATGAGGGCCAAGTCTATGTGGTTGATCGATTCGGAATAGGTTGGTggatcaaaatcaatgattCGACATTGGATTTGGTTAAATTCTGGAATCCTTGTGGGTCAGATTCTCTGAAGACACAGAAACATTTGGTGGAGTCGGACGGAACAATCTATATTGTTGAAAGATACCTTGATAGGGAATGGAGAGGCCGTCCTTATTTCTGTGTGGTTGGTTTCAAAGTGTATAAGAAGAATGAATGGGGTGAATGGGTTTTGGAGGAAAGCTTGGGTGATCGAGCTTTTATTCTACGTAGTGATTGTTCGCTTTCTGTTTCGACTAGAGAATTTTTCGGATACGAGGCAAATTGCGTTTACTTCACTCAGCAAAATCGAATTCATGTTTTCAAATTAGAGAATAACAGCATCACCAATGCAGATTTGAAAGAGGACAAAGTTTACAACCAAACCGCTTT gaaacacCCACCTAGTGGATATTGA
- the LOC142623836 gene encoding F-box protein At4g35733-like: protein MSESVECSELPEELLRPIGKGLDTRIDILRFRGVCKSWRSAISSSDLIPRFPLNFPNPFPPPRRRRRLGWLAISHDEADHLHQQTICLLHETIFYRLTISASSDKGWLIKVEDCKMHLLDPHRERYESESDSPNILPNNFVLLDYDTVELTRAHTLKIQSLIPTGRVNKVVMFNDCHVVVVYGDGKLGHAKCGDESLTCLGEKGMEFDDVIVYEGQVYVVDRFGIGWWIKINDSTLDLVKFWNPCGSDSLKTQKHLVESDGTIYIVERYLDREWRGRPYFCVVGFKVYKKNEWGEWVLEESLGDRAFILRSDCSLSVSTREFFGYEANCIYFTQQNRIHVFKLENNSITNADLKEDKVYKQTGL from the coding sequence ATGAGCGAGAGTGTGGAATGCTCGGAACTTCCTGAGGAACTGTTACGACCGATCGGCAAAGGCCTCGACACCCGCATCGACATTCTCCGATTCCGCGGCGTCTGTAAATCATGGCGCTCGGCTATTTCTTCCTCCGACCTCATCCCTCGCTTCCCTCTCAATTTTCCCAACCCTTTCCCTCCGCCACGGCGGAGGCGAAGGCTAGGCTGGCTAGCTATATCGCATGATGAAGCTGACCATCTTCACCAGCAAACCATATGCCTTCTCCACGAAACCATTTTCTATCGTCTAACTATCTCAGCTTCTTCGGATAAGGGATGGTTGATCAAGGTTGAAGATTGCAAAATGCATCTTTTAGACCCACATCGAGAAAGGTACGAATCCGAATCCGATTCCCCCAATATTTTGCCCAACAACTTTGTTTTACTGGACTATGATACCGTCGAATTAACTAGAGCTCATACCCTTAAAATTCAAAGCCTCATTCCAACTGGGCGTGTTAATAAAGTTGTGATGTTCAACGACTGTCATGTTGTTGTTGTCTATGGTGACGGTAAATTAGGCCACGCAAAATGTGGGGATGAGAGTTTGACCTGTTTAGGTGAAAAGGGTATGGAATTCGATGATGTTATCGTGTATGAGGGCCAAGTCTATGTGGTTGATCGATTCGGAATAGGTTGGTggatcaaaatcaatgattCGACATTGGATTTGGTTAAATTCTGGAATCCTTGTGGGTCAGATTCTCTGAAGACACAGAAACATTTGGTGGAGTCGGACGGAACAATCTATATTGTTGAAAGATACCTTGATAGGGAATGGAGAGGCCGTCCTTATTTCTGTGTGGTTGGTTTCAAAGTGTATAAGAAGAATGAATGGGGTGAATGGGTTTTGGAGGAAAGCTTGGGTGATCGAGCTTTTATTCTACGTAGTGATTGTTCGCTTTCTGTTTCGACTAGAGAATTTTTCGGATACGAGGCGAATTGCATTTACTTCACTCAGCAAAATCGAATTCATGTTTTCAAATTAGAGAATAACAGCATCACCAATGCAGATTTGAAAGAGGACAAAGTTTACAAGCAAACCGGTTTGTAA